Sequence from the Candidatus Poribacteria bacterium genome:
GAGGTTCTCAAATTCATTCGGGTCTGTTTCTAAATCGAAGAGAATGGATTCGTCTTCAGGGAAGGCGACGTATTTATAGCGAGGGGTTCGGAGCATACGCATCGGTCCCGTCGTCTGGTTCGACCAGTATTCGGTGATTGCAGTGTTACGCCACTCTTTCGTGTTCCCCGACATAAGATTTGTCAAATCCGCGCCATCTAAATCTTCAGGGATAGGAATACCCGCTCTGGAACATAGCGTTGGGAAAAGGTCATTTAGTTCGACAGGGGCAGTTACTCGCTCTCCGTGTGATTGCGGTAGATGTCTGTCGGATACGATTAATGGCACCCGTGCGGCTGCTTCGTAGTAGCTTGATTTCCACCACTGTCCGTGCTCTCCCGCCATTTCACCGTGATCGGTCGTATAAACAATGATGGTGTTATCCAATAAACCGTCCCGTTCCAAAAGCGTGAGCAGATCTCCGACGGTCTCGTCAAGGAATTCGCAACAGGCGTAGTACGCCGCGCGCGCCTTACGCGCTTCTTCAGGTGGGATTTCATCTGTTTTGAAGTTGTCCCGTAAACCTTTCGCGAACCGGTGTGTCTGCTCCAAGTGCCCCTCTGGAACGTTGGGCATATCGACATTATCGGGCCAATATTTATCGAAGAGTCGTTTAGGGGCTGTAAGCGGGAAATGGGGGCGGCTATAACTTGCCAGCAGGAACCACGGCTGCTCCGATGGTTGCGATCTCAAGTATTCAAGTGTTTCCGTATTGATAACCCGTTCTTGGAGCATGCTGGTCGGAATTTCGGTAATCCCAGCGAATCGTGTGCGGGGTCGCTTGCCAGATGGGGTCTCCAACGGATCGGTTTGGTGTCCGGCATATCCGCGTAAGTCGCCGTAAGGTCGAGACTGGAAACCGTTGTTTTGCTCTTTTCCGCCGAAATGCATTTTCCCAACGAGTGCGGTCGCATAACCGTGCTGTCCAAAATGCGCAGGCATCGTGAGATGTTCAGGAAACAGGACAGACCCATTATTCCATGCTGAACATCGGTGTGCGTATTTTCCGGTTAGCATACACATCCGGGAGGGCGTGCAGAGCGGTACTTGGCAGTAGGCACTCTCAAAATAAGTGCCAGATTTAGCGATCTGGTCAAGGTTGGGTGTTTGGACAATGTCATTGCCTTCACATCCTATGGCATGCGGACTATGCTCATCGCTCATCAAAAATAGAATATTCGGTTTTTGAGCCATTAATTCAAAAAACCTCCTTTAATCTTCTATGGGGAAGTAGATCTCTATGACCTGTATTTAGAATATTTTAAGTACGCGGCACAGCATCTGCATGAAAATCCGCACCGAAAGGCAGGGCGATGTCTGCGTCCTTTTGAGCGAAGTGCTCAGAAAAATCAATGAGCGTGAAACCCACCAGTTGTTTTGTCTCGGGATGGAAACGCAGAATAACGTCTTCGGTATATTCAACATAGTCAGTGTGCTCTGGTGCCCCCTTTGTTACATAGAGTACATCTGCCTCCCGGTCATAGACAATCTTAAGTCTATCTTTATTGAGATCCATGAAATCTCCTTTACCCTCGTATACACTTAGAAACTACGTTGCGAAAAATGCCTGCCTTCAATTTAGTTTACACGACTTCACAGCGATGTGCAAGTGGATTTTTAGGGTGAAATGAAAATACGAGACTTCGTTAACTTGGGGAACCTCGTGCGAATCTTTCTTATCCTGAAAATCCATTAATCCTGCAAATCCTGATTCAGACGAGAAGAAACATGCGACGGTTGTGCTTTAGATTTCCCGACACCCATTCCGAGTGCTGGTAATACAGTCTCAGAAATGTCAAGGGAATAGTCAAAAATTGTCCATCCTGAAGCCCCTAAGGAACGCGAGTGATAAATCTGCTCAATCACCGCATCTGGTGTCAGCAGCGAATTCGTGGCAGTCGCGCCAATACCGGGATAAATGGCTACCTCTTTAGGCATCAAGGCGAGTTGGTTGGTTAATAACTCTGTAAAATAGCCTGTATCTTCTGTATAATTCATTGGACACACGAAATCGACATAACCCGCTTTTGCCCACGCTATCCAGTCCTGTCCGATAGAAGTGACACACGCTGGATATGCTCCAAAGACGGCTGTAGAAAGTTTGATGTCCGGGTTCGCCTCTCGTAGCCGTTTGTGTAGCAAGCGAACCAAACGGGTAATTTGCTGCGATCTCCACTCAATATATTTCTCGCTGTGAGTGCTACTCTTTGGCAAAACTGAGGCGGGCCATTCGTCAATCTGCTGTCGTGTTGCAAGCGTGAATCTTTTACGGCACTCCTCACAGTAACACGCATGGCTACCCGGATAACGTATATAATCCAGATGGATACCATCTACATCGTAATTCGCTACAATTTCCAATATGCTCTCTAATTCCAACTGGATGTTTTTCGGGTGTGATGGACAGAGCCAATTCAGTGGATTTCCGGTGGCGGAGACTTGGGTTCGTCCCTCTTTCCGTATTTTCTCAATGAACTCTTTCGGTGCTCCCTCCAAATTCCACGTAATCTTCCACACGTGCACTTCTAAACCATACTTGCGTGCTGCTGTAACGCATTGTGATAACTGGTCTCCATATCGCGTGAAGGTTTTGCTCTGTGGTAAGATTTTACTGGCATAATGCGCTACCCCTGCCCACGCCATGTTCGGGAGAATCATGTTCACGCCTGCCGCTGCTAACTCTTTGGCAGATCTGTCCCAATCACCGGGGTAGGCACCGAGCCCAGAATGATTCCACACGGCACGTCCCTCGGTTTCAAGGCTACTCTGCGAGAAAAAATAGGCTTTTGAAAACGCTTCTCGACTTGCGCGTGCTGTCGTTATCGCTGCAGTGTAAGTCTTACTATTATACTCGGCGCGCGCCTTCTCCATCAAATGTTTTCCTGTTTCCAAAGCGTCTACTGCTCCTGACACACCGCTTTCTCCGACAAATGTAGCCAACGCCTTAAGTCCATCCGTATGTCCAACAGAGGTCATCATTTCTATAGATCGCTTGGCAAGCGGACGCTGAAATTCTGGAACGAGATGCCCCAAGAGCGCGGCAAGCATTCGCGTCTTGGTTAGGATGTCATCTGGAAGAAAAATGTGGCTGAAAAATACACCCGCTTTGCCCAGAAAGAGAGCAGGCAAACCAGTCGATTCTCCTGCTATATTGTGCCAATACCCGATAACTTTCGTTTCTGGCGTTGTCGGCGCTGCGACTGTAATGTTCCACGATGCCTGTCTAATAGATGTCGGCATATCAGGTATTTCGGGCGTGTTCAACGCAATCGATGCAAACTGTCCAGGGGATTCCTCTTTTCGCCAATCCGTTTGCTGCAAACCCAAAAGTGGTGCCACCGTATCCGCCAAGTTATAGGTCACGAAAAGTTTACCACCATCCGCAACGAATTTTTTCAAGAGGTTCGTCGTCTGTGTTGATACCACGTCGTTCAATGGAAGAACAATCAACTTAAGGGATTTCAGTCGCGCCTTAGAGAGTGATGAATCTTCAAGGGTGTCGGCGGTGAAACCGATGATACTGAGCATTCGACTGAATCGCTTCGCGACAGAACGAGCATACTGAACCTCGCCCGCTGGCACTCCGGATGTGACTGACGGTAAGACAATCACAATCTGCCACCGATACCCCAGAAAAGCACACATACGAGCAAAATTTTTAGACGATGGACACTCGTTCTGCCTTCCACTATGGGAGCGGTGTTTTTGCTTGGGTATTTCCCCGATTCTTTTCGGACGTGCCGCTGGGTTTGGGAACTTGCTAAAAAAAACGTCATTGACCACCCCCTACCTGTTCTTCTCAGCATTTGTAGCGGCAATTTTGGGGTTTCCACTCTTAACAAGAGGCATTCCCTCGGTCTTCCCCAAAAACATATCGATGCCTTGTGCGATGGCAGTGGCGATTTTATGTTGATACGCCCGTGTTGTGAGTTTATGTCCTTCCGTTGGATTCGATACAAATCCGGTCTCGATGAGGATAGCTGGGACGTTTGTTCCGATAAGAACGACAAACCGTGCGTGTTTGACGCCGCGGTCAATCGCGCCTGTCGCTTGTACCAATGATTGTTGCACGTGCCTTGCCAATCGCTTACTATCTTCGCTTTTGCTTTCCTGTATGATTCCTTTCAGCAGCGTCTCCAGCTCTTGAATACTGTAGCCGGAGTCTGCATTCTCTCGCGCTGCAATTGCTTCTGAGGCTTTGTCCGTACTGGTGACACTCAGATAGTAGGTTTCGATACCTTTTGCTTTACGGTTTACACTGGCGTTCGCATGAATGCTCAGAAAGAGATCCGCTTTGTGTTGCGTTGCAAACGCTGTACGTTCTTTGAGCGGAATGTAACGATTGGTATCACGTGTCATCAGGACAGTGTAGCCTTTTTGCGTTAGAAGCCTGCGAAGCCTTTCCGAGATACTGAGAACAATAGCTTTCTCTTGTAAGGTCCCCTTACCCAATGCACCTGGATCTTTGCCGCCATGACCGGGGTCAATAACAATCGTTTTTGCAGTTAATCCGAATTCGCGCGTCAGTGATTCAGGAACCAAAGGTTTCTTCGGACCAGGAGTTGGTGACGTAGGTTTCGGTTGAGGTTTGATTGGTGACGTAAGTTTCGGTTGAGGCTTAATGGGTGATATAGGTTTCCGGTTAGGTTCAGAACGCTTTTGAGCTTGAACGACCCTTTCGGGCGGCGATACTACCGGGCTTCGTTGTATTTTGAAGGGTTGCGTTTTGAGAGG
This genomic interval carries:
- a CDS encoding N-acetylmuramoyl-L-alanine amidase, which encodes MKIWCSCLLILSGAVLSGCVMSGYEEAASRHRAYTNGQTHATAAEWRRLISDFQEVIDTDAQGPSADDAQYAIASSWVWSIKAGATEAPQQAIEAFQKLIRNYPKSRYVPQAHYWLGRCYAYIGDDYQAITQYQIVESRYAGSEISDPAQLELARVYLRQGYVTRAETLYGNLINSSTDRKIVAAATTELRPLKTQPFKIQRSPVVSPPERVVQAQKRSEPNRKPISPIKPQPKLTSPIKPQPKPTSPTPGPKKPLVPESLTREFGLTAKTIVIDPGHGGKDPGALGKGTLQEKAIVLSISERLRRLLTQKGYTVLMTRDTNRYIPLKERTAFATQHKADLFLSIHANASVNRKAKGIETYYLSVTSTDKASEAIAARENADSGYSIQELETLLKGIIQESKSEDSKRLARHVQQSLVQATGAIDRGVKHARFVVLIGTNVPAILIETGFVSNPTEGHKLTTRAYQHKIATAIAQGIDMFLGKTEGMPLVKSGNPKIAATNAEKNR
- a CDS encoding DUF2283 domain-containing protein, which gives rise to MDLNKDRLKIVYDREADVLYVTKGAPEHTDYVEYTEDVILRFHPETKQLVGFTLIDFSEHFAQKDADIALPFGADFHADAVPRT
- a CDS encoding family 10 glycosylhydrolase; its protein translation is MIVLPSVTSGVPAGEVQYARSVAKRFSRMLSIIGFTADTLEDSSLSKARLKSLKLIVLPLNDVVSTQTTNLLKKFVADGGKLFVTYNLADTVAPLLGLQQTDWRKEESPGQFASIALNTPEIPDMPTSIRQASWNITVAAPTTPETKVIGYWHNIAGESTGLPALFLGKAGVFFSHIFLPDDILTKTRMLAALLGHLVPEFQRPLAKRSIEMMTSVGHTDGLKALATFVGESGVSGAVDALETGKHLMEKARAEYNSKTYTAAITTARASREAFSKAYFFSQSSLETEGRAVWNHSGLGAYPGDWDRSAKELAAAGVNMILPNMAWAGVAHYASKILPQSKTFTRYGDQLSQCVTAARKYGLEVHVWKITWNLEGAPKEFIEKIRKEGRTQVSATGNPLNWLCPSHPKNIQLELESILEIVANYDVDGIHLDYIRYPGSHACYCEECRKRFTLATRQQIDEWPASVLPKSSTHSEKYIEWRSQQITRLVRLLHKRLREANPDIKLSTAVFGAYPACVTSIGQDWIAWAKAGYVDFVCPMNYTEDTGYFTELLTNQLALMPKEVAIYPGIGATATNSLLTPDAVIEQIYHSRSLGASGWTIFDYSLDISETVLPALGMGVGKSKAQPSHVSSRLNQDLQD
- a CDS encoding sulfatase-like hydrolase/transferase codes for the protein MAQKPNILFLMSDEHSPHAIGCEGNDIVQTPNLDQIAKSGTYFESAYCQVPLCTPSRMCMLTGKYAHRCSAWNNGSVLFPEHLTMPAHFGQHGYATALVGKMHFGGKEQNNGFQSRPYGDLRGYAGHQTDPLETPSGKRPRTRFAGITEIPTSMLQERVINTETLEYLRSQPSEQPWFLLASYSRPHFPLTAPKRLFDKYWPDNVDMPNVPEGHLEQTHRFAKGLRDNFKTDEIPPEEARKARAAYYACCEFLDETVGDLLTLLERDGLLDNTIIVYTTDHGEMAGEHGQWWKSSYYEAAARVPLIVSDRHLPQSHGERVTAPVELNDLFPTLCSRAGIPIPEDLDGADLTNLMSGNTKEWRNTAITEYWSNQTTGPMRMLRTPRYKYVAFPEDESILFDLETDPNEFENLAGQAASQELEASLHEHLMDGFSWESVKEQMAVDKERSQDFKEPWGKGTPNQYTLPDGRVVDAETCLYRPSVRDEG